In Buchananella sp. 14KM1171, the genomic stretch GGGCAGGTGCACGTGGTGGTGGCCGACGAAGGGCCGCGCGGATACGGGCGAGCCGGGAGCAGTGGGGATAGCGCTGGAGTTGGCGAAGGGGGCGCCGGTGGCGGTGGTGCTGGCGTCGGCCACAGGGCTGGCGGCGTGCGCGGGGCCGGCGACGGTGGGAGCGTCGACCACAGGGCTGAGGGCGTGCGCATGGCGGACGGCATGCGCATGGCCGACGGCGTTCGCGGGGCCGGGAGCGGGCACGGCTTGGGCCTGCTGGCTCAGCTGGTGGCGGCGGCAGGTGGCGAGTTGAAGTGCGGGCCGCGCGGGCGCGGGTTCATGGTAGAGGCGGTGATCCCGGGTGGAGGCGCGCGTGGTTAGGGTCCTGATCGCGGACGATCAAAGGCTGGTGCGAGAGAGCCTGGCGCACCTGCTGGCGGCGCAGGACGGTATCGAGGTGGTGGGGCTGGCTGCGGACGGCCGGGAGGCGCTGGAGTTGTGCCGGGAGTTGGTGCCGGATGTGGCGTTGCTGGACATCCGTATGCCGGTGATGGACGGGCTGGAGGCGACGCGACGGATCGCCGGTGATCCGGAGCTGGCGGGGGTGCGGGTGTGCGCGCTGACGATGTTCGAGCTGGACGACTACATATACGGTGCACTGCGGGCCGGGGCGGCGGGTTTCCTCCTGAAGGACGCGCAACCGGAGGAGCTGGCGCGGGCGGTGCGGTGCTTGGCCCGCGGGGAACAGATCCTCTCCCCCAGTGTGCTGGCCTCGGTGGTGCAGCGGGCCCTTGCGTCCCAGTTGGCCGAGGCTCCCCGGGCCCCGGGTTCGGGCGCACCAGAAAGCGACCGCCCCGGGATTGGGCAGGTTCCAGAGACCGGGGCGGGTGGCGGGGGCGGTTTTCCCACCCCCGCCACCCCGGCTTGGATAGAACGAATCACGCCCAGGGAGCGGGAGGTTCTGGCGCTGATCGGGCGGGGCTACACGAACGCGGAGATTGAGCGGGAGCTGTTCATCTCCAGGGGCACCCTGAAGGCGCACATCGGTCATTTGCTTCTGAAGCTGGAGGCGAGAGACAGGGTGCAGCTAGTCCTCATGGCAGCAGAGGCGGGGCTGTAAACGGTCAGGGCACTGAGTTCGGCACGGAATGCACCGAACCCTGGTTCGTTGTGTCCCACGTCAAGTAGTTGGCAGGATTTCTTCTTGTTCAAAGGTGGGGATGGTCGCTCTGGCTCGGCCGAGGTGGACATCCAGGGGACGGTGGCGCAACTGTGTGACGTGCTCGTCGAGGTCGGTTGCCATCCTGGAGACCTGCGACTTCGACAGCGAGTCGATACCGAGGGTTTTGATGAGCTTGTCCATGCCCCGGGTGGAGAAGGCGGCGGGGTAGCAGTCGGCGACCACGGTGATCAGGGCCGCCTCGCAGCGCTTGCGGCGTTCCATGAGCCAGTCGGGAAAGTAGGTGCCTCTACGCAGTTTGGGCGCAGCGATGTCGATGGAGCCAAGACGGGTGTCCAAGGGGCGGTGGCGCTAAACGTTGCGCTGCGTCACTCTCTCAGGGCTGGGTTGGCCCCACTGGGCGCCACACACGGCAACCGCGTGGGCAGACAGCAGCGCGCTGATCACCGTCTGCAGCAGATCACGCATCAGGTCGGGGGGTGCCCCTATGTGGTGTGTCAAGCAGCCAGGGGTAGTTTCGCGGCTGGTTGTGGGTCGTAGAGGGTGCCGGTGCGGATCATGGCGTGGAGGGTCAGGATGCGGCGGTGGGCTAATGCGAGGAGTGCTTGGTTGTGGCGTTTTGTCTGGTCCCGTTTACGCTGGTAGTAGGCCTGAGAGACCGGATCAGAGCGCAGGGAAGCGAAGGCCGACAGGAACATGGCTCGTTTGAGTCTTTTGTTTCCGGCGTGGGAGACATGCTCGCCGCGGATTGATGAGCCTGAGCGGCGTGTGACAGGGGCTAGTGGGGCATAGGAGGCTAGCTGTGCGCCAGTGTTGAAGGTCTTGCCCAGGGTCTCGGCCAGGAAAACGGCTGCGGCCCAGGCTCCCGATCCCGGGCATGGAGGTCAGGACCAGGAAAAGAGGGTGGGTCCCGGACCAAGGCTTGCTCTTGGCTATCTGCATCGCAGGCGTTGGGCGTGCAGGTTGAGGAGCTGGCGGGCCAGATGAGGAAGCACGATTGCAGCAGCGTCGGTTCCCGCGACGGTGACGCTTTGCTGGCTTAGAGCCGAGACGATCTGGGTTGCCCAGACGGTGTGCCGCCGAGAGCCGTGTTTCTTTAGCTTGGCGTCAATCCTTGCCTTACCTGCCCGTTTCATTTCAGCTGGGGTGGGCCAAGCCGCAATTACTTCCAGGACGGCGTCATGTTCCAGCCAAGGCCCCAGAACAGCCTCCAGAGCGGGGCGGGGTCTGTGTGTACAGGCCCCGGATCCGGTTGGCTGTCTGGTTGACCTGACGGGCTAGGTCCAGATCAAAGCCGGTGAGCATCGATAATGCGGCGCTGTCCTCATCAGATATGTTGATAGCCCGCAGGGTGTGAGGCATCGTCCTGGCGGCCTCAGCTATCACAGCTGCGTCCTTGGCGTCGGTCTTGGCATTGCCCGGGCTTAGATCCGCAATACGACGCATGGACAGACCTGGCAGGTAGGCCACGGTGATTTCCATGTCCTGGGCTACTGCCACGGCCAGGGCACCAATGGTGGCTTACCTGGTCCACCACCACCAAGACCGTGCCGTGCTTGGCTAGGTCTTGGTAGAGCAAGCGCAGTTTGGTCTCGTCGTTGGGCAAAGGCTTGTCTAGGAGTTTCTTGCCCGCGCGGTCTAGGGCGTGAGCCCAGTGTTCGCTTTTGCCTACATCAATGCCGACAAAGACTGAGATCTGGTCAATTTCTACGGCCGTTTCCTTGCTTGTAAGCCACGGCCAGCACCACGGTCACCAGCACCGACACCCACGTGTGCGTTAGACCTCGCTACAAGCGGGTCGTTCCCCTAATCAGCGCCTCCCCTGCGCCCAACTGTCGTGGGTGACAACACCCCCCGGATCATTGGCTAGACAGGGGCAAACCATCATGCCCACAACAGCTGGCCGAGCCCGGAACAACCGAGCCACAAACAAAGTAACGGGCAGGCTACGGCCAGAGCTTCACTCAGAAGGCCGGCAGGGTCGACAATATGAGGAGCGGTCATCGTAACGAGTCCTTTCGAGCGGGTTGTAGGAGATTCCTCGAAGGATCACACGGTGACCGCGCCTACATCCACAAGCCGGGCCGACCACCAAGTGGTTACACCACTATGCGGGACTCAACTGGCGCTTCCTACCGGCTACGCAACACCAACATGACCTCCCTACCTTCCGCTCGCATCCAGAAACAGGCAGACTACACAACACCAACCGGTGGTCCCCTTTTCGACCGTCGTCGACAAGCGGGCTCCTCCCAATCACCGGAGGATTCAGACCCCTATTCCACCAATGATTGGGAAGAGCCCCGTAAACCGTCGGAGCAAATTTAGGAAGAGCAACAGCTTCCCGTATGCGCGATGAGGCAGTAGACTCACAGCGAATGGTGACCAAAATTATCTACATGCCCCTCGACGCTTGAGGGGGAGACGTTCAGAGAGGGCACTTATCGTGAGCAATGCTTTGGAATCCCAGGTCCCGCGCGAATCGAAGGGCGACACGCCTGCGAAATGGGGGCACACCCTTTTCCCATTAGCCGTAATACTAGCTGGCATACTTATTAATGGCCGAATTGGCGAACCATATCGCATTATTGGATCGGCACTTATACTTGGTGGCATTCTATTGGTTCCACCAAGCCTGCACGTTCGCGAATTTTACAGGTTTATGAAAATGTTAATTGGTGGATTATTGACCCCCCTCGTAGTCTCAATCAGCTTTACGCTCGTATTAGTTTTGTCGGAGAACTTTTCCGCTGGTGAGATTGTAGAAAGGGTCTTCGGATCGTCACTGTCTGCTATTCTAATGGCGGCAGCCCTAGTTTTCGTGACTGCTTGTAGTAAGGTATTTGTTGAGGCGACTCTTCAGCCGCTTTGGTATCGGGGGATCTGCTCTGCAGAATGAGTCCTTCTTCCTGATCATCGATGCAAGATGACCTGAGGCCTCCAAGTTCTGATTTTGGTGGACAATGATTCAGGAACGCTTTGGGTGAGAAGGGGTGCCGTGTTTGCAAGTGTTTAGAAACCGCCTAAACCTCTCAAGAGTTGCGTGTAAGCGGGTTGACGGGTTAATTGCTGGGGAAGCGTTCTGGGTAGTGTAGGGCTGTCCCGCGTCAAGGCGTTGGCAGGTTTTCTTCTTGTTCAAGGGTGGGGATGGTCGCGCTGGCTCGGCCGAGATGGATATCCAGAGGGCGGTTGAAAGCGATAGCTTCGCGCGGGCGTTGGGTGTTGTACTCGACTCGGTAGTCCTCGGCTCGTTCAACCATAGGTCTGTGCGTCGCAGATGCTCGTCTAGGAAAATCCTTTCCTACTTCAACGTGCCAAAAAGGGCACGTTCGCGAGATCCGTTCTGGCCGGGCGACTTCACTCGCGCATGGACGTGGCGTAGTTCGGGGTGTTGCATGATGAACAACTCGGAGTTCAGCGACCTGAACGGGCCACCGTTGTCGGTCACAATCCTCACCGCTGGGCCCAGCTCGGCGGTGTCGGGGTCTACAGCCTCGAGAAGCCTGCGTGCGAACATGGCTTCATGGTCAGCCAGGGCGAGCTCGATCGCGTTGAAAAGCGTCGTATTGGTTCGCACTCGGCGAGACGTGCAAAAGGGGTGTTCGCACCTTGGGAGAACCAGTGGCGGCATCCGGCAATGCGCCAAGTCCCGCCCCGACATGGTCTGAAAACTCGCTGAAGTCCAGCTGCAAGACCTGGTTCGGGCCGGTCGGGTTCCTGGCGAAGGCGACCTTGCGGTTTTTGCCAGCTCCCGGCGCTGTTTTTGGTACCCAGAGGCCAGGATCAGCCCGTCATCACGCAGGATACGCAGCACGGTTGTTTGGGAAACGTTGTGCCCGTCATTGAGGGGTCAGGGCCCAGATCTTGCGGCGCCGCCCTCGCTGGCATCGGGCAGCGCGTGTTTGGTCACCAACTTCCGCGCAGCCGTACGTGCGGGCTGAGGCCATGGCCCCCTGGGTCTTTTCTCTTGCCGGGCCCTGACAGTCTCCCAAGTAAGAAAAGGGCATGCCGATCAGCTTGACGAACCCCCACGGTCGGCAGGTGCCTGCTTCGATGCGGATTACCTCGAGGTCCTCGACCGGCGATCAGCTTGGACTGTGCAGACATCTTCCACACCCGGATCTCGACCGCAGCCTCGCCAAGCGCCTGGGTTAGCTCCAGACTATCAGGCCTCCAACTGCTGCTCGCGTGTCGAGGGCTTGGACCTGCCCATCGCAAGGCCAGCCTTGCCCGCCTGAAGAAAGCCAGCTTCCACCGACCAAGGCACTGCTCACAGGCCTTCTCACGTCTTGCTGCCTCGACAAATAGTCATCTCAACGGCCAGGGCACTAAACACAATCCTGGCCTACTTCAACGGAATCACTGGTGGTCTTCCCATGTCCAGCTCTCCTTCAAGACCTACATAACGGCCATGCCACTAAGTATGACGCGAGATAACACCACCAACACGCCACACCCAGTTCATACCAGCACTACACCCTCAATTAGGAAAGGCCCATAATAGAATCGTGGCGCACGCGCGCTAGCTGCGCGAGCGGCTCGTTTCAAGGCAGTGTGATTCGGAGAGGATAGAAATGATGGACTGGCTAAACTTGTTCACGGGATTTGGTTTCAAATTCCGAAGCCTTGTGAACCTCGCGGCTTCGGGCTACGCTCTCGCCGCTCTCCTGCCATACTTCGGAGTGGGAGATTCAGGGTTCATGAATCTTGCCCAGGCTGCAAATTCCATCAAACTCCATTCGTTAGGTGAATGGATTCAGAGTGCTCATTGCACGCTCAAATCGATTATGTCGATTGGGTACCTATACATCGTGCTTGCTATCTGGCTCCTCTTGGTGTGTCTGAGCCTTTGTGGGCTCTTCCGATTTAAGGGTGTAGGTGGGGTTTGAAGCCGCCTGTTTCTAGCAGGCTGCGGGTGATGTAGTTGGCCAGGTTGCGAAAGCCCAGAGCGGTGCCGCGTAGGTGTTCGAGACGGCCGTTGATGGCTTCGGTTGGGCCGTTGCTGGTCTTGGGGTGGTCGAAGTAGGCCAGGATGTCAGTGGCGCGTTTCTTTAGTGTTCGTCCCAGGGTGATGACCTCGCTCCGGGAGCGAGGTAGGCCGCTAGAGATTGCGGTGATCAGTTCTTGCATGAGTCTTTTGCCTTTGGCCCGCTCGGGCTGGCGGTAGGCGGCCACCATTTTTTGGTACACACCCCAGGTCACCTCAACTTGGGCATGGTCATCGTTGGAGAACAGCGTCTCTAGGCGCTGGTGCTGGCCGGGGGTGAGCAGATCGATGCCGGTGTGCAGGATGCGGCGGGCCTTATACAAGGGATCAGTTGATCGCCCACGGCGTGCGTGGAGTTCTTGTTGAACACGCCGCCGGCACTGGTCAAGCGCATCTCCTGCTAGTTTGACGACATGGAAGGGATCTAGCACAGGTCTGGCCTGGGGTAATTCCTCACTCGCGGCAGTTTTAAACCCGGTGAAACCGTCCATGGCCACCACTTCAACGCCCCGACGCCAGGCTTGATCGCGTTCGCTTAGCCAATTCTTGAAAGCTTGTTTGGAGCGTCCCTGGACCATGTCCAGCAGCCGGGCCGGGCCAGTACCGTCCCTGATGGGGGTCAAATCGATGATTACAGTGACGTACTTGTCTCCTTTGCGAGTATGACGCCAGATATGCTCATCCACGCCGATAACTCTGAGGGCTTGCCGGGCCGTTTTCTGGCTCTTCCCATTTAAGGGTGTAGTTGGGGTTTGAATCCGCCTGCTTCGAGCAGGCTGCGGGTGATGTAGTTGGTCAGGTTGCGAAAGCCGAGTGCTGAGCCGCGTAGGTGTTCCAGGCGTCCGTTGAGTGCTTCGGTGGGGCCGTTGCTGGTCCTGGGATGGTCGAAGTAGGCCAGGATGTCACCGGCGCGTTTCTTCAGCGTTCGTCCCAGGGTGATGACCTCGCTCAGGGCGGCAGGTACGCCGCTAGAGATCGCGGTGATCAGTTCTTGCATGAGTCTTTTGCCCTTGGCCCGCTCGGGCTGACGGTAAGCGGCCACCATCTTCTGGTACACACCCCAGGTGACCTCGACTTGGGCATGGTCATCGTTGGCGAAGAGCGCGTCTAAACGCTTGCGCTGGGCAGGGGTGAGCAGGTCGCTACCGGTGTGCAGAGTACGGCGGGCCTTGTACAGGGGATCATCAGCCCGTCCCCGCCGTCCATGTAGTTCTTGCTGAACACGCCGACGACACTCATCAAGCGCCTGGCCTGCCAGGCGTACTACGTGGAAGGGATCGAGCACGGCCCTGGCCTGGGGCATTTCCTCGGTGGTGGCGGTTTTAAACCCGCTAAAACCGTCCATCGCGACCACTTCCACGCCATCTCTCCATGCTCGGGGCTGCTGGGCCAGCCAGCCCTTGAAAGCCTGCTTGGAGCGGCCCTGGACCATGGCGAGTAGCCGGGCAGGGCCAGTGCCATCCTTGACGGGGGTTAAGTCGATGACCACGGTTACGTACTTGTCACCTGCGCGAGTATGGCGCCAAACATGCTCATCCACGCCGATAACTCTGACTCCTTCAAGCCGGACGGGGTCGTTGATCAAGAGGCGCTGTCCTTCGGCCAGCACAGCATCGTTGGCGGTGTCCCAAGCCACGGACAGGCCCTGAGCGATGCGGGATACGCTCAGGTGTTGACACACCAAGGCTTCCAACGCCCAACGCACCGCACGCCTCGATAGGCGTGCCCTGGGCTCAGCTGCCAGGTCCATGTTCTGACGCCATACGTGTGCGCATTCCTGGCAGCGGTAACGACGCACTCGCACTTCCAGTGTGGTGGGACGCCACCCAAAGGGCTCGTGAGCCAGCCGGCGCTTGACCGTGTCACGTGCCAGGCCTTGACATCCACACCGCCCACACCAGTCATCAGGCTCGACCAGGCGGCATTCCAGTATCGCCCGCTCAGGCTCGACACGCTGGCCAGTAACGACAAGACCAAGCTCGTCCAAGCCAGCAAAAGTAGTCAGATCAGGCGCGACGAAGGTAGCGTTGGACACGTTGAGGTCTTTCGTGTGGGCGGTGTGATGACTCCCATCATCGGAAGACCTCAACCCCTACCCACACACCAACACACCCTCCCCTGGATCACACCACCAATACACCCTCAATTGGGAAGAGCCCCTTTGTGTCGATTACAAAGGTGAGGCACCGACGAACGTGGCGCCTAACTCAGCGATTGCGTCAGCTTTCTTCTGGGCCTTGTGGGTTGACCTTGTCTCACCGAGATCGATCGTTAACTATGCGACAATTGTCATCGGCGTGTCGCTCGTTCTAATCGCCTACATGGAGGCTGGAAAAAAGATCCTTCCCAGCAGCAAAGGGTTGAAGAGGGCTGGCCAAGCACTCATCGGGATAGTGAGCTCGTTCCTTTATGTAGTAGTGGCACCCCCGCTCTGGATAGCGGCATCCGGCCAGACTCGTTAGACGGATACCGTCGAGTGGGGATTATGCGTTGGACATGTGGGCGCAGCCCGAAAATGCTGCTCCGTCGCTGGGCGTGAAAGCGATTGTGCTGTCGAAGTTGACTTCGGTGTTGTCGACAAAGGGGTACCGCAGTTCTGACTTATGACACTAGGTGGGGTGACCCTATGTGGTGTGTCAGGCTGAACCGTTCTGGGTTTGGTTCCTAGGCGGTGCTCATTTGGTGGGTGT encodes the following:
- a CDS encoding response regulator: MVRVLIADDQRLVRESLAHLLAAQDGIEVVGLAADGREALELCRELVPDVALLDIRMPVMDGLEATRRIAGDPELAGVRVCALTMFELDDYIYGALRAGAAGFLLKDAQPEELARAVRCLARGEQILSPSVLASVVQRALASQLAEAPRAPGSGAPESDRPGIGQVPETGAGGGGGFPTPATPAWIERITPREREVLALIGRGYTNAEIERELFISRGTLKAHIGHLLLKLEARDRVQLVLMAAEAGL
- a CDS encoding ISL3 family transposase — protein: MSNATFVAPDLTTFAGLDELGLVVTGQRVEPERAILECRLVEPDDWCGRCGCQGLARDTVKRRLAHEPFGWRPTTLEVRVRRYRCQECAHVWRQNMDLAAEPRARLSRRAVRWALEALVCQHLSVSRIAQGLSVAWDTANDAVLAEGQRLLINDPVRLEGVRVIGVDEHVWRHTRAGDKYVTVVIDLTPVKDGTGPARLLAMVQGRSKQAFKGWLAQQPRAWRDGVEVVAMDGFSGFKTATTEEMPQARAVLDPFHVVRLAGQALDECRRRVQQELHGRRGRADDPLYKARRTLHTGSDLLTPAQRKRLDALFANDDHAQVEVTWGVYQKMVAAYRQPERAKGKRLMQELITAISSGVPAALSEVITLGRTLKKRAGDILAYFDHPRTSNGPTEALNGRLEHLRGSALGFRNLTNYITRSLLEAGGFKPQLHP